One segment of Pseudophryne corroboree isolate aPseCor3 chromosome 10, aPseCor3.hap2, whole genome shotgun sequence DNA contains the following:
- the LOC134966649 gene encoding prothymosin alpha-like isoform X1, giving the protein MADAAADTTTAVEVPVAKDLKEKKEVVEEPEKKTKNASGDAPSNGTEANGADHSEENTEDPEEEEDEAESEGDGKEEEEEGEGDETESDGHPVKRPADDEVTKEETDTKKQKTENGDSTEAKDSA; this is encoded by the exons ATGGCAGACGCCGCCGCTGACACCACCACCGCTGTCGAGGTGCCTGTTGCCAAG GACCTTAAAGAAAAGAAAGAAGTTGTAGAGGAACCAGAGAAGAAGACAAAGAATGCAAGTGGAGATGCTCCCTCCAATGGAACT GAGGCGAATGGTGCAGATCACAGTGAAGAGAACACAGAGGATCCGGAGGAGGAGGAAGATGAAG CAGAGAGTGAGGGTGACGgcaaagaggaagaagaggagggtgAAGGAGATGAAACCGAATCAGATGGTCATCCTGTAAAACGCCCAGCTGATGACGAGGTGACCAAA GAGGAAACTGACACTAAAAAACAGAAGACAGAAAATGGAGATTCCACAGAAGCAAAAGATTCTGCCTAA
- the LOC134966649 gene encoding prothymosin alpha-like isoform X2, with protein sequence MADAAADTTTAVEVPVAKDLKEKKEVVEEPEKKTKNASGDAPSNGTEANGADHSEENTEDPEEEEDEESEGDGKEEEEEGEGDETESDGHPVKRPADDEVTKEETDTKKQKTENGDSTEAKDSA encoded by the exons ATGGCAGACGCCGCCGCTGACACCACCACCGCTGTCGAGGTGCCTGTTGCCAAG GACCTTAAAGAAAAGAAAGAAGTTGTAGAGGAACCAGAGAAGAAGACAAAGAATGCAAGTGGAGATGCTCCCTCCAATGGAACT GAGGCGAATGGTGCAGATCACAGTGAAGAGAACACAGAGGATCCGGAGGAGGAGGAAGATGAAG AGAGTGAGGGTGACGgcaaagaggaagaagaggagggtgAAGGAGATGAAACCGAATCAGATGGTCATCCTGTAAAACGCCCAGCTGATGACGAGGTGACCAAA GAGGAAACTGACACTAAAAAACAGAAGACAGAAAATGGAGATTCCACAGAAGCAAAAGATTCTGCCTAA